In the Cylindrospermopsis raciborskii Cr2010 genome, CTGGACTAATTTATTTGTTACCAGTGTTAACACCCAAGGATGGAAACTGAATATTTTTGAGGCGCAACTTCCTATTCCAGATCCTTTTCGGGATCGTTCATCCAATGACCAAAGTCCGTTAAAAAGCGATTCTGTAAAATAGATTCTCGAATTGCTTGAGTAAAGCGAATTAATTCGGTAATATTATGAATACTTAGTAAAGTGTATGCCAGAATTTCCTGGGAACGGACTAAGTGAGACACATAAGCACGACTGAAATTAGAACAGGTGTAGCAGTGACAAGTCTCATCTATGGGTGCAAAGTCCTCTCTAAACTTGGTATTTTTCAGGTTCCATCTTTCCCCTTGAACCATAGCAGTGCCATGTCGCGCCCATCTAGTAGGAATAACACAGTCAAATAGATCCACACCTGCTGCAATGGCAATCACCATTTCCCGATAGGTACCCACACCCATCAAATATCTGGGTTTGTTCCTGGGTAATAGGGGAGCTGTAGTCCTAACTATCTGGGCCATTAATTCTGGTGGTTCACCTACACTCACACCACCAATAGCATATCCTGGCATATCTAACTTGGCTAAATCTGTTGCTGCACGGGTGCGCAGGTCTAAATAAACTCCTCCTTGTACAATAGGAAATAATGCCTGGTCTAAACGTTGGTGGGACTTAATACAACGTTCTAACCACCGATAGGTTCTATCCGTAGCTGCGGTGACTTCCTGATAAGTAGCGGGATAGGGGGGACATTCATCAAATGCCATAATTACATCCGCCCCCAAAATATTTTGAATTTCTATGGATTTTTCGGGGGTTAACTTGATCATTTGTCCATCATGAGGCGAACGAAATACTACTCCTTCCTCAGTAATTTTCCGCATTTCACTGAGACTAAATACCTGAAATCCACCGGAATCAGTTAGCATGGGACCATCCCAGGCCATGAATTTATGCAGTCCACCACCACCAGCAACTATTTTCTCTCCCGGTTGCAAGTGCAAATGATAGGTATTAGATAAAATCATTTGCGCTCCCGTATCTGCCAATTGAGCCGGGGTAACAGTTTTAACATTAGCCAATGTTCCCACGGGCATAAATCTGGGAGTTTCCACAATCCCATGGGGGGTAGAAAACACCCCTGCTCGAGCTTGGGTTTGACTACAGTTAACCACCAGTTGAAAAGAAAAATTAGACATGAATATTGGGGTTACAAACAATCAGAACAATCATCATCGATTTCCACATCCCATCTGGTCGAAAGCACTTGGTCCATCATAGCTTCTATCACCCCGTTATTGAACTGGTCATCACACCTTTCTTCTGGAGGGATGAATAAAGGAATCAGACGTAGACAATATTCTTCCTGAATTAGGTCAAGGTAGGTTTCTTGTGCATCGGACTGCTTCAATTCCAAATAGTCAAAACTATATATGTTGAGATATAGCGTGTTATTGGCAACTAATGTGGATCTTTGGGAGTGGGCAAATACCTCCATAACATCTCCATCACCCTCACTGAGTAATTTATCTCCTTGGGTGTAGATGTAATGAACTCGACCTAAATCGCTTAAAAGTTTGTGAATATCGAGTTTATTCACAATAATCCCGTTGTTTACAATACAAGGGGCGGGTGTCCGGATTTCGGGTAGATGATTATTCATAGGGAAATAGGGATTGAGGAAGGGTAAGAATTAGCAATTGGCAATCACACAAAATGTGATTCTTTGGTTGCATGTCTGACCTTTTTACCAGACAACAACCTATACCTCCAAAATATCAACTTTATATGCTAATCGTCCATCTATATCTCTTGATTCTCTCCCCTGTTTTTTGTTAAGTTTTAATGCCTTATCTAAAGATTTCTTTTTAAAATGGCAATTCTTGAGCAAGTTTGGCAATTTTGTCAGCGACAATTTTTATGTGTGATTGCATCTGTTTTGTTTTACACTTCCATCCCACTCCCCCATCTTCCAGGCCTGAAATTCCAAAGGGTAGCCCTTTTTGCTCCTGCTATAGGTTTGCTAATTGGTGCTATTTTGGGTCTTTTGGATATGCTGTTTGATTATTTAGGAATATCAGCATTAACACAAAGTGTTTTGATAGTCATTATTTGGATAGGGATCACAGGAGGTCTACATCTAGATGGTGCTATGGATACTGCTGATGGTTTAGCAGTGACTGATCCCCAAAGAAGATTAGAAGTCATGACCGATAGTGCTACGGGTGCTTTTGGTGTCATGGCAGCTCTGGCTATTTTACTGATGAAAATGGCTGCTTTGACGGATATTTCCCAAAATCGCTTTTTTCTTCTAATGGTTGCTTGTGGTTGGGGAAGATGGGGACAGCAATTGGCTATTTTCCAATATCCCTATCTGAAATCTACTGGTAAGGGAGCATTTCATAAACAGGCCATTCGTCATCAGATGGATTTATTGCCTAGTTGGGTTTTGCTTTTGGGTTTTAACTTGCTCACTTTGGCTTTTAACCAAGGTAACTTTGTTTTGGTTCTATTTACCCTAATTATTGGCAATATTATCTCCTTTATTGTTCCCGCATGGTTTAACCATAAACTGGGTGGACATACCGGTGACACTTATGGTGCAGTGGTTGAATGGACTGAAGCTCTCTTCCTATGCTGTATGAGTAGTTTGACATAGGTAAGGTAGGGGATTATTAGACATCCCCCAGCCCTAAACCACATATACTATGGTGCAAGTGCATTACCACGTAATAAACTGCCAATGGTCTTAGCCGTAATTTTTAACTGGGTGATTGGATTAGCTGGAACTACGGTTTTATATAAATAGCTGTCAAAAGTCAGCTTTTGAACATCCATGTCATCACACATTTCTACAAATGCTTCTCTGGTAGCATCTGAGCGGTAGAACACGGTTTGTAACAGGTCCAATACTTTATAGGTAAGTCCGTATTTTTTATCCCAACGCTTAATATAAAGTTTTAATTCCCTTTCACTAGGAATGCGCGCTCCACTATTGGATATTTCTACAATAGTCTCCGCACACATTCTTCCAGATTTAGCAGCAAAGTAAATACCTTCGCCCGAGGATTTGGTGACGTAACCAGCAGCATCACCTACTAAAGCAATTCGACCTACTACCCGACGTGGACGGGGATGTTCCGGTATGGGATGGGCTTCTACCTTAATGATTGTACCTCCAGCCAATTTTTCCGCTGCACGGGCGCGAATACCAGCCTGTAACTGTTTAATACTGGCTTTATTCACATGCATGGTTCCAGTACCCACAGCTACGTGGTCATACTTGGGAAAGATCCAAGCGTAAAAATCTGTGGAAACATCATCTCCTACATACATCTCCGCTAGGTTGTTATAGTATGCCATTTTATCTTCAGGAAGACGAATTCTCTCCTGAAAGGCGATCGCATAATTATAGTCCCCAGCATCCATTTCTTTGGCAATACGGGAGTTGGCACCATCTGCACCAATAATTAAATCCACCTTGAGAGTTTTGGCCACGCCAACAGATCCACCCTCATTGTGATCAACATAATGAATTGTATAGGGGTCAGAATTATTATTAGGTATATCTAATTTATGCACAGTGGCATTAATTAAGTTAGCACCCAATTTAGCGGCCCGGTTTCTTAAAAAACCATCTAGGACCTCTCTGCGACACATTCCTATATATTCTTCTTGGTTGATCAGATTGATATCAACCTCCCGGTTAGAGGGGGAGATCATCTTCATATTCCGTACCCGACGGTCAATAATGTCCGCTGGTAGATCAAACTCACTAACCATACAAAGGGGGATAGCACCACCACAAGGTTTAGCATTATCCAACTTACGCTCAAATAAATAAGTTTCAATCCCTGCTTTAGCTAAAGTTTCAGCAGCAGATGAACCAGCTGGGCCAGAACCCACAACAGCAACTCGTAATGTCAAAGGTTTACTCCTAATCCTTCAATTTACCAGAGAATCCTAGCACACACCTTCCTGGGTTCGACCTTTTCGCTCCTAGGTTTTCACATAATTGCAACATTCCTTCATACTTCGTCATAAATACCTACCCCCACTCCCAGCAAAATTGACCAGTAAAATTGAGAAATTGTGATATGGATATGTGATATAAATAAAATTACATTAATCCTAGTTGCAAACCGTAGATTAGTAAGAGAGGTATCAAGCTAATGGGTATAGTAGTAGAGAACGTGTCTAAATACTTTGGGAGTTTTCATGCTGTTGAGGATGTGAGCTTAGAAATTGCCAGCGGATCACTAGTAGCTTTACTTGGACCCTCTGGGTCTGGCAAGTCCACATTATTGCGACTAATAGCAGGACTGGAAACACCGGACCAGGGTAAAATCTTTTTAACAGGTAAAGATGCTACTTATCAGAGTGTGCAGGAAAGAAACATTGGCTTTGTCTTTCAGCACTATGCACTATTTAAACATTTAACTGTCAGGCAAAATATAGCATTTGGGTTAGAAATCCGCAAGTTGGCAAAAAAGAAAATTCAGGGTAGGGTAGAGCAATTACTAGATCTAGTTCAATTGAGTGGATTAGGAGAGCGTTATCCCTCCCAACTTTCTGGTGGACAAAGACAAAGAGTAGCTTTAGCAAGAGCATTAGCGGTAGAACCTAAAGTGCTACTGCTAGATGAACCATTTGGAGCCCTGGATGCTAAAGTGCGTAAAGACCTACGTGCTTGGTTGCGTCGTCTCCATGAAGAAGTTAGTGTTACCACTGTTTTTGTCACCCACGACCAAGAAGAAGCTATGGAAGTTGCTAATAAAATTGTGATCATCAATCAGGGTAGACTGGAACAAATGGGAACCCCCGCAGAAATTTATGATCATCCCGCATCCGCTTTTGTTATGAGTTTTATTGGTCCTGTCAACGTTTTGCCCAGCTCTGCTCAAATATTTCAAGGTAGTGGTTTTGACTCACCTAACCCAGAAGTGTTTTTACGTCCCCAAGATGTGATTATAGAAAAAGCTGGTAATGGAACCAATACAACTGCGATAGTTCACCGTATCATTCACCTGGGTTGGGAAGTGCAAGTGGAATTGACTTTAGATGATGGACAAACTTTTACTGCCTATTTAAGTCGTGAACGATTTGATGAATTAAGTTTGGAACCAAAAGAACGAGTATATGTAAAACCCAAGGATGCCAAATCTTTTCCTCTCTATTATTCAATTTGACGTATTTTAGGGTGTTTATTCTCCAGCATGATAGGAACTACGTACTAGGGGACCAGATCGCACGTGGCTAAACCCCATACTTGTTGCTAACTGACCCAATTGTGCAAATTCTGCTGGAGTCCAATACTTTTGGACTGGTAAATGTTCCCAGGAAGGACGCATATACTGACCCAGGGTGATTCTATCACATCCTACAGCTCGTAGGTCTAGCATAGTTTCAACTATTTCCTCTTGGGTTTCTCCATGGCCCAACATTAAACCCGACTTAGTAGGGACAGCAGCATCAATTTCTTTAACCGTTGCTAATACATTTAGAGAACGGTCATATTTAGCGCCCCGACGCACGGATCCTGTTAAACTGCGTACTGTTTCCACATTGTGATTATAACAAACAGGTTTAGCGTGAACAACAGTGGCTATTCTTTGCTTTTGACCTATTTCACCCACACCTGCACCACCCCAAAAATCCGGTGTTAAAACCTCGATTTGGGTTTCTGGATTAACTAGACGAATGGCCTGCATAGTCTTGACAAAATGTCCTGATCCTGCATCCGCTAGGTCATCACGAGCTACAGAGGTGAGTACAACATACTTCAAATCCAACAATTGTACTGCTTCAGCCACTTTTTGGGGTTCTTCTGTATCTAGGGGCATAGGTGAATGGCCTTTATCTACTTGACAAAAAGCACAAGCTCTAGTGCAGGTAGGTCCCATGAGTAAAAAAGTAGCTGTTTTTTGAGAGTAGCATTCTCCGCGATTAGGACAGCGTCCCTCTTCGCAAATAGTATGAATTTGACGCTGTTTAATAATACGCTGTACGGTAGAGATTTCACTAGCTTTACCCAGAGGAGGACGTAACCAACTGGGTAGGGGGATAATTTTTGATTTTGGTTGACTACAACCTGCACTACTCATATTGAAAATCCTCTATAATAATAGATTAATAGTTCATGTTTATTTTAAATCTATTTCCTGTTCCCCAGACCCACTTGAGTTGAAATCATCAGTTTTTGATCTTTAAGTAGGTGGGTGGAATTAAATATAAGATGAACGTAGGTTGGGTTTAATATGAAACTCAACACCCCCATCGGTTACGCCATCGCCCCTACAAATAATTGTGCCTCCCTACTTAAACCAAACCATGACAGTAAATCATCCTACAATTTTAGCCCTGGACTTTGATGGAGTCATTTGTGACGGACTCCTTGAATACTTTGAGGTGGCGTGGCGCACCTACTGCCAATTTTGTCCATCCCAGGAAGAAATAATACCGGATGATTTAGCTTTGAGATTTTATCGTCTCCGTCCTGTGATTGAAACCGGTTGGGAAATGCCTATTTTGATTAAAGCTATAATTGATGGTTTTTCTGATGATCAGATCCTACAAGACTGGCCAAAAATTGTCCTAGAGATCTTAAAAACATCCCATTTATCATCTCAGGAAGTTGGTAAGAAACTGGATGGTTTGCGTGACCAGTGGATATCCACAGATTTAGACGGGTGGTTGGGATTACATAGATTTTATCCAGGAGTGATAGAACGATTAAAGGTTACCATTGATAGTGAAGTGGAATTATTCATTGTTACCACTAAAGAGGGACGTTTTGTCAAGCAATTGTTAGAACAAGAGGGGGTTAATTTACCAGAAAAGGCAATTTTTGGTAAAGAAGTAAAACTTCCTAAATACGAAATTTTACGAAAATTAATTCCTGCAACAGAACATCAACCAGCAAGATTATGGTTTGTGGAAGATAGATTGAAAACTCTACAACTGGTTCAACAACAATCGGATTTAGACAAGGTGGGGCTTTTTTTAGCAGATTGGGGTTATAATACCCAATCAGAAAGAGAAGCTGGACAAAATGACCCGCGCATTCAGTTGCTCCCACTTTCTCGCTTTGTGCAAGATTTTTCTAAGTGGTTAATATCCAGTTCCTGATCCCACCACCTCTTGAT is a window encoding:
- the tgt gene encoding tRNA guanosine(34) transglycosylase Tgt; protein product: MSNFSFQLVVNCSQTQARAGVFSTPHGIVETPRFMPVGTLANVKTVTPAQLADTGAQMILSNTYHLHLQPGEKIVAGGGGLHKFMAWDGPMLTDSGGFQVFSLSEMRKITEEGVVFRSPHDGQMIKLTPEKSIEIQNILGADVIMAFDECPPYPATYQEVTAATDRTYRWLERCIKSHQRLDQALFPIVQGGVYLDLRTRAATDLAKLDMPGYAIGGVSVGEPPELMAQIVRTTAPLLPRNKPRYLMGVGTYREMVIAIAAGVDLFDCVIPTRWARHGTAMVQGERWNLKNTKFREDFAPIDETCHCYTCSNFSRAYVSHLVRSQEILAYTLLSIHNITELIRFTQAIRESILQNRFLTDFGHWMNDPEKDLE
- a CDS encoding HAD family hydrolase, producing the protein MTVNHPTILALDFDGVICDGLLEYFEVAWRTYCQFCPSQEEIIPDDLALRFYRLRPVIETGWEMPILIKAIIDGFSDDQILQDWPKIVLEILKTSHLSSQEVGKKLDGLRDQWISTDLDGWLGLHRFYPGVIERLKVTIDSEVELFIVTTKEGRFVKQLLEQEGVNLPEKAIFGKEVKLPKYEILRKLIPATEHQPARLWFVEDRLKTLQLVQQQSDLDKVGLFLADWGYNTQSEREAGQNDPRIQLLPLSRFVQDFSKWLISSS
- the lipA gene encoding lipoyl synthase — its product is MSSAGCSQPKSKIIPLPSWLRPPLGKASEISTVQRIIKQRQIHTICEEGRCPNRGECYSQKTATFLLMGPTCTRACAFCQVDKGHSPMPLDTEEPQKVAEAVQLLDLKYVVLTSVARDDLADAGSGHFVKTMQAIRLVNPETQIEVLTPDFWGGAGVGEIGQKQRIATVVHAKPVCYNHNVETVRSLTGSVRRGAKYDRSLNVLATVKEIDAAVPTKSGLMLGHGETQEEIVETMLDLRAVGCDRITLGQYMRPSWEHLPVQKYWTPAEFAQLGQLATSMGFSHVRSGPLVRSSYHAGE
- the cobS gene encoding adenosylcobinamide-GDP ribazoletransferase, with protein sequence MAILEQVWQFCQRQFLCVIASVLFYTSIPLPHLPGLKFQRVALFAPAIGLLIGAILGLLDMLFDYLGISALTQSVLIVIIWIGITGGLHLDGAMDTADGLAVTDPQRRLEVMTDSATGAFGVMAALAILLMKMAALTDISQNRFFLLMVACGWGRWGQQLAIFQYPYLKSTGKGAFHKQAIRHQMDLLPSWVLLLGFNLLTLAFNQGNFVLVLFTLIIGNIISFIVPAWFNHKLGGHTGDTYGAVVEWTEALFLCCMSSLT
- the chlP gene encoding geranylgeranyl reductase encodes the protein MTLRVAVVGSGPAGSSAAETLAKAGIETYLFERKLDNAKPCGGAIPLCMVSEFDLPADIIDRRVRNMKMISPSNREVDINLINQEEYIGMCRREVLDGFLRNRAAKLGANLINATVHKLDIPNNNSDPYTIHYVDHNEGGSVGVAKTLKVDLIIGADGANSRIAKEMDAGDYNYAIAFQERIRLPEDKMAYYNNLAEMYVGDDVSTDFYAWIFPKYDHVAVGTGTMHVNKASIKQLQAGIRARAAEKLAGGTIIKVEAHPIPEHPRPRRVVGRIALVGDAAGYVTKSSGEGIYFAAKSGRMCAETIVEISNSGARIPSERELKLYIKRWDKKYGLTYKVLDLLQTVFYRSDATREAFVEMCDDMDVQKLTFDSYLYKTVVPANPITQLKITAKTIGSLLRGNALAP
- a CDS encoding sulfate/molybdate ABC transporter ATP-binding protein, which gives rise to MGIVVENVSKYFGSFHAVEDVSLEIASGSLVALLGPSGSGKSTLLRLIAGLETPDQGKIFLTGKDATYQSVQERNIGFVFQHYALFKHLTVRQNIAFGLEIRKLAKKKIQGRVEQLLDLVQLSGLGERYPSQLSGGQRQRVALARALAVEPKVLLLDEPFGALDAKVRKDLRAWLRRLHEEVSVTTVFVTHDQEEAMEVANKIVIINQGRLEQMGTPAEIYDHPASAFVMSFIGPVNVLPSSAQIFQGSGFDSPNPEVFLRPQDVIIEKAGNGTNTTAIVHRIIHLGWEVQVELTLDDGQTFTAYLSRERFDELSLEPKERVYVKPKDAKSFPLYYSI